In a single window of the Methylococcus sp. Mc7 genome:
- a CDS encoding cation-translocating P-type ATPase: MSDAAGSEISTARTAAAPFAHAWPNLEVVHALRRRVRIQAPALRKDPERCYLLQILLLKHSGIRSVRVAADLGSVAIRFNPDQLPRTNLLRVADHLIASLGHRKQAPEALGGTGGDGPVREWQFAIEGMTCVSCALLIEMMLKRQPGIRDVSVNFATETATVRAVLSRDAVMAAIARIGYRAQAADSIVQRKLMVAREAERLRQARRHALVSVLLSAPVVVLGMVMPHGRAWAWLSAILTTPVVLGSGRSFFSKAWRLAGQGTANMDSLVALGVGAAYGSSVVALLARRGELYFEAAAAIVSFVLYGRYLEETTRGRAHEAIRRLLDLQPATATLLRDGGEFEVPVESLKVGDVVRVRPGDRLPTDGEVLAGTSGIDESMVTGESVPVIKQPGDRVIGGCVNGTGALQVRVTAVGEDTVLAGIIHMVGQAQSSKLPIQKTVDRVSAVFVPTVLVISAGTFMGWTWLGAPAARAFANAIAVLLIACPCALGLATPAAIMVGTGQAARKGIYIRNGESLEMASKLTAVVFDKTGTITEGKPEVTDIVRFSRLGEPRLLGLAAAAEIDSEHFLARAIVRRAQEAGADTLVSHEFDSVPGRGIRARVDRREVLIGNAEWLAESGVDFAAAVEPASNLAGQGKTPVFMALDGKLAAVFGIADRPREHARAAIERLQDLNVRTLMVTGDVEAAAEHIAQQVGIAEVTARARPAQKLEIIRALQGQGERVGMIGDGVNDAPALAAADVSFAIGSGTDVAIQTADMIISQGDISRVADGMALSQFTLRVVHQNLAWAFGYNTIAIPLAVMGRLSPMIAAGAMAFSSVSVVLNSLRLQRR; this comes from the coding sequence ATGTCTGACGCCGCAGGTTCGGAGATTTCGACGGCCCGAACCGCGGCGGCGCCGTTCGCGCATGCCTGGCCCAATCTCGAAGTCGTGCATGCCTTGCGGCGGCGCGTCCGGATCCAGGCGCCGGCGCTGCGCAAGGATCCGGAACGCTGCTACCTCTTGCAGATTCTGCTGCTCAAGCATTCCGGGATACGGTCCGTGCGGGTGGCGGCTGACCTCGGTTCGGTGGCGATCCGCTTCAATCCGGACCAACTGCCGCGCACGAACCTGCTGCGGGTGGCGGATCATCTGATCGCCAGCCTGGGCCACCGCAAGCAGGCGCCGGAAGCGCTCGGCGGCACGGGCGGCGACGGGCCGGTGCGCGAATGGCAGTTCGCGATCGAAGGGATGACCTGCGTGTCTTGCGCCCTGCTCATCGAAATGATGCTGAAGCGGCAGCCCGGCATCCGCGACGTTTCCGTCAATTTCGCCACGGAGACCGCCACCGTCCGGGCCGTCCTCAGCCGCGACGCCGTCATGGCGGCCATCGCGCGGATCGGTTACCGCGCGCAGGCGGCCGACAGCATCGTCCAGCGCAAACTCATGGTTGCGCGGGAAGCCGAACGTCTGCGGCAGGCGCGGCGCCACGCGCTGGTGTCGGTTCTCCTGAGCGCCCCCGTCGTGGTGCTCGGGATGGTGATGCCGCACGGGCGGGCATGGGCCTGGCTGAGCGCCATTCTCACCACGCCGGTGGTGCTCGGCAGCGGCCGTTCGTTTTTCTCCAAGGCCTGGAGGCTTGCGGGGCAGGGCACCGCCAACATGGACTCCCTGGTCGCGCTGGGCGTCGGAGCGGCTTACGGTTCCAGCGTCGTGGCCTTGCTGGCGCGGCGGGGAGAGCTCTATTTCGAGGCCGCAGCCGCCATCGTGAGTTTCGTGCTGTACGGCCGCTACCTGGAGGAGACCACACGCGGCCGAGCCCATGAAGCGATCCGGCGCCTGCTCGATCTGCAACCCGCCACCGCCACGCTCCTCAGGGACGGCGGGGAGTTCGAGGTGCCGGTCGAGTCCTTGAAGGTGGGCGACGTGGTGCGGGTGCGTCCCGGCGACCGTTTACCCACCGATGGCGAGGTCCTCGCCGGCACCTCCGGCATCGACGAATCCATGGTCACGGGTGAAAGCGTTCCCGTCATCAAACAGCCTGGCGACCGGGTGATCGGCGGCTGCGTCAATGGCACCGGTGCGCTCCAGGTCAGGGTCACGGCCGTGGGGGAGGACACGGTGCTGGCCGGGATCATCCATATGGTGGGGCAGGCCCAGTCGTCGAAACTCCCGATCCAGAAGACCGTGGACCGGGTTTCGGCGGTGTTCGTGCCGACCGTCCTGGTGATTTCGGCCGGCACGTTCATGGGCTGGACCTGGCTCGGCGCACCCGCGGCCAGGGCGTTCGCCAACGCGATCGCGGTACTGCTCATCGCTTGTCCCTGCGCGCTGGGGCTGGCGACTCCGGCAGCCATCATGGTGGGAACGGGACAGGCCGCCCGCAAGGGCATCTACATCCGCAACGGCGAAAGCCTGGAGATGGCGTCGAAACTGACCGCCGTCGTGTTCGACAAGACCGGCACCATCACGGAAGGCAAGCCGGAAGTCACCGACATCGTCCGGTTTTCGCGGCTGGGCGAGCCCCGACTGCTGGGCCTGGCGGCAGCGGCCGAAATCGATTCGGAGCACTTCCTGGCGCGGGCCATCGTCCGCAGGGCGCAGGAGGCCGGAGCCGATACCCTGGTTTCCCATGAATTCGACAGCGTGCCGGGACGCGGTATCCGCGCGCGGGTGGACCGCCGCGAGGTGCTGATAGGCAACGCCGAATGGTTGGCGGAGTCCGGCGTCGATTTCGCCGCCGCCGTAGAGCCGGCCTCGAACCTGGCCGGGCAGGGCAAGACCCCGGTTTTCATGGCGCTGGACGGCAAGCTCGCGGCGGTGTTCGGCATCGCGGACCGGCCCCGCGAACACGCGCGGGCCGCTATCGAAAGATTGCAGGACCTGAACGTCCGGACTCTGATGGTGACCGGCGACGTGGAAGCGGCCGCCGAGCACATCGCGCAGCAGGTGGGCATCGCGGAAGTGACCGCCCGTGCTCGCCCGGCGCAGAAGCTGGAGATCATCCGCGCCCTGCAGGGGCAGGGGGAGCGGGTGGGGATGATCGGCGACGGCGTCAACGACGCGCCCGCGCTGGCCGCCGCGGACGTGAGCTTCGCCATAGGCAGCGGCACCGACGTGGCGATCCAGACCGCCGACATGATCATCAGCCAGGGCGACATCAGCCGGGTGGCGGACGGCATGGCGCTCAGCCAATTCACGCTGCGGGTCGTCCACCAGAATCTTGCCTGGGCCTTCGGCTACAACACGATCGCCATCCCGCTCGCAGTGATGGGGCGGCTGAGTCCCATGATCGCGGCGGGCGCCATGGCTTTCAGTTCCGTTTCCGTCGTGCTGAATTCCCTGCGCTTGCAGCGGCGGTAG
- a CDS encoding aspartate aminotransferase family protein, whose translation MSSRISDLLKNRRGENFDLHEKHLNTQMVRVLKTIGYDRVYVRAQGPYLYDDQEREYLDLLSGFGVFALGRNHPKVVAALKDVLDAQLPDLVQMDVSLLSGLLSEKILQRCPGDLSRMFYCNSGAEAVEAAIKFARYTTKREKIVYCEHGFHGLTLGALSLNGEQVFRDGFGPLLPACTAVPFNDLGALEAALRHNDVAAFIVEPIQGKGVNLPDDGYLAEAARLCRKYGALFVADEIQTGIGRTGKFWAIEHWGVEPDMILMAKALSGGFIPVGAVAMKKHVMEAVFNRMDRAVVHGSTFSKNNMAMAAGIATLDAIEEEGLVENAARIGEQITAGIRAMADRYELLHAVRGKGMMIAVEFGAPKSFSLKAAWSLLETANKGLFSQMITIPLFKNHRILSQVAGHGMNVVKFLPPLVIGQKDADWILQAMDAVIADCHKVPGAIWDLGKNLTSHALKAKAG comes from the coding sequence AATTTCGATCTGCATGAAAAACATCTCAACACCCAGATGGTCCGGGTGTTGAAGACGATCGGCTACGACCGGGTTTACGTCCGGGCGCAAGGCCCCTACCTGTACGACGACCAGGAGCGGGAGTACCTGGACCTCCTCAGTGGCTTCGGCGTGTTCGCGCTGGGACGCAACCATCCCAAGGTGGTCGCCGCGCTGAAGGACGTGCTGGACGCCCAGCTCCCGGATCTGGTCCAGATGGATGTGTCGCTCCTGAGCGGTCTGCTGTCGGAAAAGATCCTGCAGCGCTGCCCCGGCGATCTGTCGCGGATGTTTTACTGCAACTCCGGCGCCGAGGCGGTGGAAGCGGCCATCAAGTTCGCCCGCTACACCACCAAGCGGGAAAAAATCGTGTATTGCGAACACGGCTTCCACGGCCTCACCCTGGGCGCGCTGTCGCTGAACGGCGAACAGGTGTTCCGCGACGGTTTCGGCCCGCTGCTGCCGGCCTGCACCGCCGTACCGTTCAACGACCTCGGCGCCCTCGAGGCCGCCCTCCGCCACAACGACGTAGCCGCCTTCATCGTCGAGCCGATCCAGGGCAAAGGCGTCAACCTGCCGGATGACGGCTATCTGGCCGAGGCCGCCCGCCTGTGCCGGAAGTACGGCGCGCTGTTCGTGGCGGATGAGATTCAGACCGGCATCGGCCGCACCGGGAAATTCTGGGCCATCGAACACTGGGGCGTGGAGCCGGACATGATCCTGATGGCGAAGGCGCTGTCCGGCGGATTCATTCCGGTCGGCGCCGTCGCCATGAAAAAGCACGTCATGGAGGCGGTGTTCAACCGGATGGACCGCGCCGTGGTCCACGGCTCCACCTTTTCCAAGAACAACATGGCGATGGCGGCCGGCATCGCCACCCTCGACGCCATCGAAGAGGAAGGTCTGGTCGAGAACGCGGCGCGGATCGGCGAGCAGATCACTGCCGGAATCCGGGCGATGGCCGACCGCTACGAGCTGCTGCATGCGGTGCGCGGCAAGGGCATGATGATCGCGGTCGAGTTCGGCGCGCCGAAAAGCTTTTCGCTCAAGGCCGCCTGGAGCCTCCTGGAGACCGCCAACAAGGGCCTGTTCAGCCAGATGATCACCATTCCGCTGTTCAAGAATCACCGCATCCTGAGCCAGGTGGCGGGGCACGGCATGAACGTGGTCAAGTTCCTACCGCCGCTGGTGATCGGCCAGAAGGACGCCGACTGGATACTCCAGGCCATGGATGCGGTCATCGCCGATTGCCACAAGGTCCCCGGCGCCATCTGGGACCTGGGCAAGAACCTCACCAGCCACGCCCTGAAAGCCAAGGCCGGCTGA
- a CDS encoding sulfite exporter TauE/SafE family protein, whose amino-acid sequence MNSTNAANRQSIASPSAWLRRPGAIVLGILGVIVILFLDERMGALAQMPALGRDMSYWLLFVTGLLTGFHCVGMCGALVLAYAAKPASGGKPSPFSHFLYGTGKTLSYTVIGAVFGLIGSIFSFSPVLRGAIGIAAGLFLVLFSLGMLRWVPALSHFQIKTPGFLLRFIGTQSRRSHSPFVIGLLNGLMIICGPLQAMYVMAAGTGSPVEGALLMFFFGLGTLPVMLSFGWFAALISAGLKPKLVRFSGVIVLILGILMVNRGLKASESGFDFHSLLVGLSGFTESRWGFVLATPDAPMPQDMSGMHHNH is encoded by the coding sequence ATGAACTCGACCAACGCAGCGAACCGTCAGTCCATCGCGAGCCCCTCAGCCTGGCTCAGACGGCCTGGCGCGATTGTCCTGGGAATCCTGGGCGTCATCGTGATCCTCTTCCTGGATGAACGGATGGGCGCTCTGGCCCAGATGCCGGCGCTGGGGCGCGACATGAGCTACTGGCTGCTGTTCGTGACCGGTCTTCTGACCGGTTTCCATTGCGTGGGCATGTGCGGGGCGCTGGTGCTGGCCTATGCCGCCAAACCCGCCAGCGGCGGCAAGCCATCTCCCTTCTCCCATTTCCTTTACGGCACGGGCAAGACCCTGTCCTACACCGTGATCGGAGCGGTTTTCGGCCTGATCGGATCGATTTTTTCGTTCTCGCCGGTGCTTCGGGGTGCCATCGGCATCGCCGCCGGCCTGTTCCTGGTGCTGTTCAGCTTGGGGATGCTGCGCTGGGTGCCGGCCTTGAGCCATTTCCAGATCAAGACCCCGGGCTTCCTGCTGCGCTTCATCGGCACACAGTCGAGGCGGTCCCACAGCCCCTTCGTCATCGGCCTGCTCAACGGTCTCATGATCATCTGCGGCCCGCTGCAAGCCATGTACGTCATGGCCGCAGGCACCGGCAGCCCGGTCGAGGGCGCCCTGCTGATGTTCTTTTTCGGCCTGGGGACGCTGCCGGTGATGCTCAGCTTCGGCTGGTTCGCCGCGCTCATCTCGGCCGGGCTGAAACCCAAGCTGGTCCGGTTCTCCGGTGTCATCGTGCTGATCCTGGGGATACTGATGGTGAATCGCGGTCTCAAGGCCAGCGAAAGCGGATTCGATTTCCACTCCCTGCTGGTGGGGCTGTCCGGCTTCACCGAATCACGCTGGGGCTTCGTGCTCGCCACGCCGGATGCTCCGATGCCGCAGGACATGTCCGGGATGCACCACAACCACTGA
- a CDS encoding heavy metal translocating P-type ATPase metal-binding domain-containing protein encodes MDTEPRVCDLCSLPVIPPGFPLNTTGGLKVFCCEGCQGIYAMLHEAEILAEDVPGHAEVPDLPHSRK; translated from the coding sequence ATGGACACCGAACCGCGTGTTTGCGACCTGTGCAGTCTGCCCGTGATCCCGCCGGGCTTTCCCCTGAACACCACCGGCGGGCTCAAGGTCTTCTGTTGCGAAGGCTGCCAGGGGATCTACGCGATGCTTCACGAGGCCGAGATCCTTGCCGAGGACGTCCCCGGCCATGCGGAAGTGCCGGATTTACCTCATTCGAGAAAATGA
- a CDS encoding heavy-metal-associated domain-containing protein, with translation MSLKKQIILRYSGAGHVRFELPAELCEASARAQIESALRALDGVYRVSLSPGSRKLSVRFDIAVCDLKAIGRRLGQLVDAGVGQAGRVQGAVSVPVGRPFGWLREKAREAGETLAAMKIVARRTMKNSPKLLTPAQERGFIEFFNDVLVLYLIKLHWHLITQHWLRQPLRYRYEWMAVFYMIFLLVRSRRPRNV, from the coding sequence ATGTCACTGAAAAAACAGATTATTTTGCGCTATAGCGGTGCCGGCCACGTGCGTTTCGAACTGCCGGCGGAGCTCTGCGAGGCCTCGGCGCGCGCTCAAATCGAGTCGGCCCTGCGTGCGCTGGATGGCGTTTACCGGGTCAGCCTGTCGCCGGGCAGCCGCAAACTTTCGGTGCGTTTCGACATCGCCGTGTGCGATCTCAAGGCCATCGGGCGGCGGCTGGGCCAGCTCGTCGATGCCGGCGTCGGGCAGGCAGGTCGGGTGCAGGGCGCCGTGAGCGTCCCGGTGGGCCGGCCTTTCGGCTGGCTGCGTGAAAAGGCGCGGGAGGCGGGCGAAACCCTGGCGGCCATGAAAATCGTCGCCCGGCGGACCATGAAAAATTCGCCCAAGCTGCTGACGCCGGCGCAGGAAAGAGGATTCATAGAATTTTTCAACGACGTGCTGGTGCTCTATCTCATCAAGCTGCATTGGCACCTGATCACACAGCACTGGCTCCGACAGCCTCTTCGCTATCGCTACGAGTGGATGGCGGTGTTCTACATGATTTTCCTTCTGGTCCGGTCGCGGCGTCCCCGCAATGTCTGA
- a CDS encoding copper resistance D family protein — MFIQGLANFIDDFLGGLMLISYALIVGSLIWAGWILRIWDRSAAGNGAPEPVVAVCVRLLKGGAITLAAMQGTKLLIKGMLLAATLGDFPLEAYFGTVQFIAGLLRLVLSCGFIYLAGRLSASPYDRSAWNTAAFLTVPLVISGAWLVHGVGRFEHREQLMLMTVIHQLAAAVWFGGVAQLLFLWHSRRAEQAAHKFWPLAITRFGWLGAASVLLLVSTGLPLAVEYIGSLDGLFGTGYGSLVATKVALMGGALYFAYRNHKAGKEWKKRGASADLTGKVPYFIEAETFVLVSVLFVAATLSSQPPSVDIKDTTATVSEVAYMFSPRLPKVSSPTHEQLLAGEAGRVAVVDKVPSVAATEWSDYNHNISGIFLTGMCLVAMLSYTGRFRWARYWPVGFIGLSIFLFFRSDAETWPLGPIGFWESTFGNGEVFQHRIATLLAFLLGVLELRARTRPDAHRLRYMFPVLSAFGGILLLTHSHAEFELKSEYLIQSTHTAMGLLAVVVASGRWLELRLATAPVSSQGAAGRFDTGQVAGFLSILAMFVIGNFLMFYREPLY, encoded by the coding sequence ATGTTCATACAAGGCCTGGCCAATTTCATCGATGACTTCCTCGGCGGCTTGATGCTCATCAGCTATGCGCTGATCGTCGGCAGCCTGATCTGGGCGGGCTGGATTCTGCGGATCTGGGACAGGTCCGCGGCCGGCAACGGCGCACCGGAGCCGGTCGTCGCCGTCTGCGTCCGTCTGCTGAAGGGGGGAGCGATCACGCTGGCCGCCATGCAGGGCACCAAACTGCTGATCAAGGGCATGCTGCTCGCCGCCACGCTCGGCGATTTCCCCCTGGAGGCCTATTTTGGGACGGTGCAGTTCATCGCCGGCCTGCTTCGCCTCGTCCTCTCGTGCGGGTTCATCTATCTGGCGGGGCGGCTCAGCGCTTCACCGTATGACCGCTCCGCCTGGAACACCGCGGCATTCCTGACCGTGCCGCTGGTGATCAGTGGCGCCTGGCTCGTTCATGGCGTCGGGCGTTTCGAGCACCGCGAACAGCTCATGCTCATGACGGTGATCCACCAGTTGGCCGCCGCGGTCTGGTTCGGCGGCGTCGCCCAGCTTCTGTTTCTCTGGCATTCCCGGCGCGCCGAACAGGCGGCGCACAAGTTCTGGCCGCTCGCCATCACGCGATTCGGCTGGTTGGGCGCGGCCTCCGTGCTGCTGCTGGTTTCCACCGGCCTGCCGCTGGCGGTCGAATACATCGGTTCGCTGGACGGCCTCTTCGGCACCGGCTACGGCAGCCTGGTGGCGACCAAGGTCGCGCTGATGGGAGGAGCGCTCTATTTCGCCTACCGCAACCACAAGGCCGGGAAGGAATGGAAAAAGCGCGGCGCCTCCGCCGACCTGACCGGCAAGGTGCCGTATTTCATCGAGGCCGAGACTTTCGTGCTGGTGAGCGTCTTGTTCGTCGCTGCGACGCTGTCTTCGCAGCCGCCATCGGTGGACATCAAGGACACCACGGCGACGGTTTCGGAAGTGGCCTACATGTTCTCGCCTCGCCTGCCCAAAGTCAGCTCTCCGACGCATGAGCAGCTTCTGGCCGGCGAAGCGGGCCGAGTCGCGGTGGTGGACAAGGTGCCTTCGGTCGCCGCCACCGAGTGGTCGGACTACAACCACAACATCTCCGGCATCTTCCTGACCGGCATGTGCCTGGTGGCGATGCTGTCCTATACCGGGCGCTTCCGCTGGGCGCGGTATTGGCCGGTGGGGTTCATCGGCCTCAGCATCTTCCTGTTCTTCCGCAGTGACGCCGAAACCTGGCCGCTGGGGCCGATCGGATTCTGGGAGAGCACCTTCGGCAACGGGGAGGTTTTCCAGCACCGCATCGCAACGCTGCTGGCGTTTCTGCTCGGCGTCCTCGAACTGCGCGCCCGCACCCGGCCCGACGCCCACCGGCTGCGCTACATGTTTCCGGTCCTGAGCGCGTTCGGCGGCATCCTGCTGCTCACGCACTCGCACGCGGAATTCGAGCTCAAGAGCGAATACCTGATCCAGTCGACGCACACCGCCATGGGCCTCCTGGCGGTCGTTGTCGCCAGCGGACGCTGGCTGGAGCTCAGACTGGCGACGGCGCCGGTGTCCTCGCAGGGGGCCGCCGGCCGATTCGACACGGGTCAGGTGGCGGGCTTCCTGTCCATCCTCGCCATGTTCGTGATCGGCAACTTCCTGATGTTCTACCGGGAACCGCTGTACTGA
- a CDS encoding HpnM family protein: protein MFLRILGGLALALMLSAARVATADTGTEAARVVVDKLNGALIDVMKNAKQLGYQGRYKKLDPVVREVFQFEAVAQIALGAHWKTLSDEQKREFVKKLTELSIATYAAQFNSYGGEQFQYDSDQAVRPDRVVVRYKLVAPKETPVKFDYMVNQFDGRWEIINIVVDGISDLALKKAQYTSVIDREGFDVLMSKLTQKITDYANNENNSKS from the coding sequence ATGTTCTTACGAATTCTTGGCGGGCTGGCGCTGGCCTTGATGCTGTCGGCGGCAAGGGTCGCCACAGCCGACACCGGCACGGAAGCCGCGCGCGTGGTGGTGGACAAATTGAACGGCGCGCTCATCGACGTGATGAAAAATGCAAAGCAACTGGGTTATCAAGGCAGGTACAAGAAGCTGGACCCCGTGGTGCGCGAGGTTTTCCAGTTCGAAGCCGTGGCCCAGATCGCCCTGGGGGCACACTGGAAGACCTTGAGCGACGAGCAGAAGAGGGAATTCGTGAAAAAGCTCACGGAACTGAGCATCGCCACCTACGCCGCCCAGTTCAACAGCTATGGCGGCGAACAGTTCCAGTACGATTCGGATCAGGCGGTCAGGCCCGACCGGGTGGTGGTGCGGTACAAGCTGGTGGCGCCGAAGGAGACCCCCGTGAAGTTCGATTACATGGTCAACCAGTTCGACGGGAGGTGGGAGATCATCAACATCGTCGTCGACGGCATCAGCGATCTGGCGCTGAAAAAGGCCCAGTACACCAGCGTCATCGACCGTGAAGGTTTCGATGTGTTGATGAGCAAGCTGACTCAGAAGATCACGGATTACGCCAACAACGAAAACAACTCCAAGAGCTGA
- a CDS encoding methylthioribulose 1-phosphate dehydratase, with protein sequence MLHDTEFETRAAELIEAGRFIDARGWVPATSGNFSARLSDGRIAITVSGRHKGRLRPEDIMLVDAEGRSLDGKQPSAETVLHTGIYRRYPDAGAVLHPHSPASTLLSRLVVDEIVLEDYELLKALAGIDTHETRIAVPIFPNDQNIPRLALKVEEYIEMHGDIHAYIIAGHGFYTWGKSVADALRHVEALEFLFDLETRMHGVKR encoded by the coding sequence ATCTTGCACGACACCGAATTCGAAACCCGCGCGGCCGAACTGATCGAAGCGGGCCGCTTCATCGACGCCCGCGGCTGGGTTCCCGCCACCAGCGGCAATTTTTCCGCCCGCCTGAGCGATGGCCGGATCGCCATCACGGTTTCCGGCCGGCATAAGGGCCGCCTGCGCCCCGAGGACATCATGCTGGTGGACGCCGAAGGCCGTTCGCTCGACGGCAAGCAGCCCTCGGCGGAAACCGTGCTGCACACCGGCATCTACCGGCGCTATCCGGATGCCGGCGCCGTGCTGCATCCGCACTCGCCCGCATCTACCCTGCTGTCGCGGCTGGTGGTCGACGAAATCGTCCTGGAAGACTACGAGCTGCTGAAGGCCCTGGCCGGCATCGACACCCACGAGACCCGGATCGCCGTGCCGATCTTCCCCAACGACCAGAACATTCCCCGCCTCGCCCTGAAAGTCGAGGAATACATCGAGATGCACGGCGACATTCACGCCTACATCATCGCCGGCCACGGCTTTTATACGTGGGGAAAATCGGTTGCCGACGCACTGCGTCATGTGGAAGCGCTGGAATTCCTCTTCGACCTGGAAACCCGCATGCACGGAGTCAAACGATGA
- a CDS encoding copper resistance CopC family protein — protein MSLHAIKPFGKPLRIIALSLLALSSEAWSHAVVTESSLTSHPVKPNQPTKVVLFFNSGVELALSRVFLVSKGDVFHPVNIAKGKKAGEMLVDIPPLEPGDYALKYKVFAADGHFTENVIRFRVDNP, from the coding sequence ATGTCCCTTCACGCTATCAAGCCATTCGGCAAGCCCCTCCGGATCATCGCCCTGAGCCTGCTTGCACTCAGCTCCGAGGCCTGGAGCCATGCCGTCGTCACCGAATCGTCGCTGACCAGCCATCCGGTGAAGCCCAACCAGCCGACCAAGGTGGTGCTGTTTTTCAACTCCGGAGTCGAGCTCGCCCTGTCGCGGGTCTTCCTGGTCAGCAAGGGCGACGTGTTCCACCCCGTCAACATCGCCAAGGGCAAGAAGGCCGGCGAGATGCTGGTCGACATCCCTCCCCTGGAGCCTGGCGACTACGCGCTGAAATACAAGGTGTTTGCGGCGGACGGCCACTTCACCGAAAACGTGATCCGTTTCCGCGTCGACAACCCGTAG